A genomic segment from Candidatus Zixiibacteriota bacterium encodes:
- a CDS encoding RluA family pseudouridine synthase: MSSIQNYSRVIDFIYPTGGAPVRLDKYIGQTSSFALTRSKVQRLIEAGMVTVDGKPAAHYQLLSGGEKVVIRVPEEPPSFLVPEEISLDIIYEDDYLLVVNKPAGMTVHPGAGQKSGTLANALLNYVGNLSKLSGGDRPGIVHRLDKDTSGLVLVAKDDRTHLALQKLFQARKITKKYTALLCGHLKETIGQIELPISRSRKDRQKMAVSPGKGRPALTEYRLTKRYRLYDLLDIRIHTGRTHQIRVHFSHLGHPVFGDPDYGGRNKWHKSIFSGDRQVAAQALAMMPRQALHARLLEFIHPVSDTPLTFECPLPDDFKRLLDFLNADL, encoded by the coding sequence ATGAGTTCAATTCAAAATTATTCCAGAGTGATTGATTTTATTTATCCGACCGGCGGAGCACCGGTCCGGTTGGATAAGTATATCGGTCAAACTTCATCGTTTGCGCTGACCCGGAGTAAAGTGCAAAGGCTTATCGAAGCTGGTATGGTTACTGTTGATGGCAAGCCGGCGGCGCATTATCAGTTATTAAGCGGCGGCGAGAAGGTTGTCATCCGGGTGCCTGAAGAGCCGCCATCTTTCTTAGTCCCGGAAGAAATCAGCCTCGACATCATTTATGAGGATGATTACCTGCTGGTTGTAAATAAACCGGCCGGAATGACGGTGCATCCGGGAGCCGGACAGAAGAGCGGCACGCTTGCTAATGCGCTTCTCAACTATGTCGGAAATCTCTCAAAATTGTCCGGAGGAGACCGGCCGGGGATTGTTCATCGGCTGGATAAAGATACCAGCGGTCTGGTTCTGGTTGCGAAGGACGACCGGACTCATCTGGCGCTGCAAAAGTTGTTTCAGGCAAGAAAAATCACGAAAAAGTACACCGCCCTACTCTGCGGTCATCTGAAAGAAACTATCGGGCAAATTGAACTTCCGATAAGCCGCTCTCGCAAAGACCGTCAGAAAATGGCGGTATCGCCGGGGAAGGGGAGACCGGCTCTGACCGAGTACCGGTTGACCAAACGGTACCGTCTCTATGACCTCCTCGATATCCGGATTCATACCGGCAGAACTCACCAGATAAGAGTGCACTTTTCTCATCTGGGGCATCCGGTATTCGGTGACCCCGATTATGGCGGGCGCAACAAGTGGCACAAGTCGATTTTCAGCGGAGACCGTCAGGTAGCAGCGCAGGCGCTGGCGATGATGCCGCGGCAGGCGCTTCATGCCCGCCTGTTGGAATTCATTCACCCGGTCTCCGACACCCCGCTCACCTTTGAATGTCCGCTCCCGGACGATTTCAAAAGACTTCTGGACTTCCTTAACGCTGATTTGTAA